One stretch of Riemerella columbina DNA includes these proteins:
- a CDS encoding NUDIX hydrolase: MYKVFINEKSFSISQQPEIAEHNIAFNGKSSLQTALEWIEQPATASVNLYGDAIDRIWQEFQSLFTIVEAAGGVVANPNNELLFIYRLGKWDLPKGKLEKNEKIEDAAIREVEEETSIHRLELGDFLKETYHIYTEKKNKKILKKTYWFSMKHLGNEQPIPQQEEGISKVEWLPYKKVQESIYPKTFKNIQEVLNLYFKLNHLI; encoded by the coding sequence ATGTATAAAGTTTTTATCAATGAAAAAAGTTTCAGCATCAGTCAACAGCCAGAAATTGCTGAACATAACATAGCTTTTAATGGAAAAAGTAGCCTGCAAACCGCTTTGGAGTGGATAGAGCAGCCCGCTACTGCCTCCGTCAATCTCTACGGCGATGCCATAGATCGCATTTGGCAAGAGTTTCAGTCTTTGTTTACCATTGTAGAAGCGGCAGGTGGCGTGGTAGCCAACCCCAATAACGAACTTCTTTTCATCTATCGATTGGGTAAATGGGACCTTCCCAAAGGAAAATTAGAAAAAAATGAAAAAATAGAAGATGCCGCCATAAGAGAAGTAGAGGAAGAAACCAGCATCCACCGCTTAGAATTGGGTGATTTTTTAAAGGAAACTTACCACATTTACACCGAAAAAAAGAACAAAAAAATCCTTAAAAAAACCTATTGGTTTTCTATGAAACACCTTGGCAATGAGCAACCTATACCTCAACAGGAAGAGGGTATTTCCAAAGTAGAATGGTTGCCTTATAAAAAGGTTCAGGAGAGCATTTATCCTAAAACTTTTAAGAATATTCAAGAGGTGCTTAATCTTTACTTTAAACTAAATCACCTCATCTAA
- a CDS encoding polysaccharide deacetylase family protein, which yields MFKNREGNYPFQYFIPVYHSVSDEPLPHLKHIIRYKNIKAFEQDLEQMLKRFNFVDWDFFVQNYQRSPQGRPLALMTFDDGLVEFKEVVAPILERKGIYAVNFVNPQFIVEKEMMFRYKVSLIVEHIISQPQDFERYRVECSSILNLRMTSLKQLIKILLSLKYQQKNEISVIAERLGLDLKSYMKRQPIYMDLEDLKNLSQRGFGVAAHSWSHPLYRDLSLEEQLETTQRSLDFIREHQFLDAAFAFPFSDDGVSLDFFNQIFDANPRLKLTFGISGLKLDDYPKNLHRIPIELGYSAQQELNFESHYYRLKSYFSKNQLKR from the coding sequence ATGTTTAAAAATAGGGAAGGGAACTATCCGTTTCAATACTTTATCCCTGTTTATCATAGCGTTTCAGATGAGCCGCTGCCGCATCTTAAGCACATTATCCGTTATAAGAATATAAAGGCGTTTGAGCAAGATTTAGAACAGATGCTCAAGCGTTTTAACTTTGTCGATTGGGATTTTTTCGTTCAAAATTACCAGCGTTCTCCTCAAGGGAGACCTTTAGCGCTGATGACTTTTGATGATGGTTTGGTGGAGTTTAAGGAGGTGGTAGCGCCTATTTTAGAGCGAAAAGGTATTTATGCGGTCAATTTTGTCAATCCCCAATTCATTGTGGAAAAGGAGATGATGTTCAGATATAAAGTCAGTTTAATTGTGGAGCATATCATTTCTCAACCGCAAGATTTTGAGCGTTATAGAGTAGAATGTTCTTCAATTTTAAACCTTCGGATGACTTCCTTAAAACAACTGATTAAGATTTTATTATCGTTAAAATATCAGCAAAAAAATGAGATTTCCGTAATTGCAGAACGCTTAGGTTTAGATCTGAAATCTTATATGAAACGCCAACCGATTTATATGGATTTGGAGGATTTAAAAAACTTATCACAGAGAGGTTTTGGCGTGGCGGCTCATAGTTGGTCGCACCCTTTGTATCGGGATTTGTCTTTAGAGGAACAACTGGAAACCACGCAGCGTTCCTTAGATTTTATCCGAGAACATCAGTTTTTAGATGCCGCTTTTGCTTTTCCATTCAGTGATGATGGCGTGTCGCTTGATTTTTTTAACCAAATTTTTGATGCCAATCCACGCTTAAAATTAACCTTTGGCATTTCTGGATTAAAGTTGGATGATTATCCTAAAAATCTGCATAGAATCCCAATAGAATTGGGCTATTCAGCGCAGCAAGAACTTAATTTTGAAAGCCATTATTATCGGCTAAAATCCTATTTTAGTAAAAACCAATTGAAGCGATAG
- the lptC gene encoding LPS export ABC transporter periplasmic protein LptC — protein MKSERLIQIKSYIATTLAVAICFITTSCEEDLAQYNKNKPTNFPSRVVHNAAIIQRDSGQVKLRFKAPLLEEYEFIDTPYVEIRKGLYLEFYDKKKPKTPGKLWADYAKIIEKKEFYEAKGHVKVINNEGRTFVMQSIYWDKKNRKMYTQDTVFITDKEGNTFVAAGGMNTKDDFSEYTLYNNSGNFNTKAIPEMSK, from the coding sequence ATGAAAAGCGAGCGATTGATTCAAATAAAATCTTATATAGCTACCACTCTGGCGGTGGCTATATGTTTTATAACCACCTCCTGCGAAGAAGATTTGGCACAATACAACAAAAACAAGCCCACCAATTTCCCCTCGCGGGTGGTGCATAATGCCGCCATTATACAACGAGATTCTGGGCAAGTTAAACTTCGGTTTAAAGCTCCACTTTTAGAAGAATATGAGTTTATAGACACGCCTTATGTAGAGATCAGAAAAGGGCTCTACCTTGAATTTTACGATAAGAAAAAGCCTAAAACTCCTGGCAAACTTTGGGCAGATTACGCTAAAATCATTGAGAAAAAAGAATTCTACGAAGCCAAAGGCCATGTGAAGGTCATCAATAATGAAGGGCGTACTTTTGTGATGCAGTCCATCTATTGGGATAAAAAAAATCGGAAAATGTATACCCAAGACACGGTTTTCATCACGGATAAAGAGGGCAATACCTTTGTAGCCGCAGGCGGAATGAACACCAAAGATGATTTTTCCGAATACACGCTCTACAACAATTCTGGCAATTTCAACACGAAAGCTATTCCCGAAATGAGCAAATAA
- a CDS encoding UDP-N-acetylmuramoyl-tripeptide--D-alanyl-D-alanine ligase → MNVEQFYPLYQKANKVTIDSRTIAPNDIFFAFSGVNFNAATLAEKAIADGALAAIVEQKEFENQEKNIFYVPSTLDFLQDLARYHRQQLSIPIIALTGSNGKTTTKELIAAVLGQKFKVQFTQGNLNNHIGVPLTLLSIQPDHEIAVVEMGANHQKEIEALCQMAQPDYGCITNFGKAHLEGFGGFEGVIKGKSELYHYLKNHHKTVIVNDNDAIQVEKTQGYRPKISFGTPASDYDFELFYEDQQVGLTYQGEAVLSQLTGAYNFTNLSVAAALGLYFEIDFERIKKAISEYQPSNMRSQIMRKNGKTLVLDTYNANPSSMAVSLENFNQFEGSKTIIIGDMLELGEASQVEHQAILKQAQNLGFEQIITVGAHFKNINPSEMAFATVADLAVYLKKKPITHQNILLKGSRGIGLERILDEVI, encoded by the coding sequence ATGAATGTAGAACAATTTTACCCACTATACCAAAAAGCGAATAAAGTCACCATAGACAGCCGAACCATAGCGCCCAATGATATTTTTTTTGCGTTTTCAGGCGTTAATTTTAATGCTGCTACTTTGGCGGAAAAAGCTATTGCTGATGGTGCTTTGGCGGCGATTGTAGAGCAAAAAGAGTTTGAAAATCAAGAGAAAAATATATTCTATGTGCCCTCTACTTTGGATTTTTTGCAAGACTTGGCGCGTTACCATCGGCAACAGTTGAGCATTCCAATAATCGCCCTTACAGGGAGTAATGGCAAAACCACCACTAAGGAGCTGATAGCCGCTGTTTTGGGGCAAAAATTTAAAGTCCAGTTTACCCAAGGCAATCTTAATAATCATATTGGAGTGCCGCTCACCTTGCTGTCCATCCAGCCAGACCACGAAATTGCAGTGGTGGAAATGGGCGCCAACCATCAAAAAGAAATAGAGGCGCTTTGCCAAATGGCACAACCAGATTATGGCTGTATTACCAATTTTGGTAAGGCACATTTAGAAGGTTTTGGCGGTTTTGAGGGCGTTATCAAAGGCAAGTCGGAACTTTACCATTACCTTAAAAATCATCATAAAACGGTGATTGTCAATGATAATGATGCGATACAAGTAGAAAAAACGCAAGGATATCGTCCGAAAATTAGTTTTGGCACGCCCGCTTCGGATTATGATTTTGAACTTTTTTATGAAGATCAACAAGTGGGGCTCACCTACCAAGGCGAAGCGGTATTATCCCAATTAACAGGGGCTTATAATTTCACCAATCTTTCTGTGGCAGCGGCTTTGGGACTTTATTTTGAAATTGACTTTGAGCGGATCAAAAAAGCCATATCCGAATATCAGCCCAGCAATATGCGCTCTCAAATTATGCGGAAAAATGGCAAAACCTTGGTTTTAGACACCTATAACGCCAATCCGAGTAGTATGGCGGTTTCTTTGGAAAATTTTAACCAATTTGAAGGTTCTAAAACCATCATCATTGGCGATATGCTGGAACTTGGCGAGGCTTCTCAAGTGGAGCACCAAGCCATTTTAAAACAAGCCCAAAATTTAGGCTTTGAGCAAATTATTACCGTAGGCGCCCATTTTAAAAATATCAATCCATCGGAAATGGCATTTGCTACGGTGGCAGATCTGGCTGTTTATCTAAAAAAGAAGCCTATCACTCATCAAAATATCCTATTAAAAGGCTCACGAGGTATAGGTTTAGAACGGATTTTAGATGAGGTGATTTAG
- a CDS encoding ATP-binding protein translates to MNWDQVIGQEKIKQSLLESIEDGRVSHAQLFVGEEGYGTLPLALAYATELLKRENESAAEKVNHLNHLDVHFSFPVFKDDKHKAQSQGFFNQWREMMLENPYSQYQDWVNRLNAENKQLYISVNEMMAKSETFSLKSFEGGTKVLIIWNADKMREDAANKFLKFLEEPPENTVIILTATSTETMLPTILSRCQLTPIYRINDEDLEAVLLDKISDESHRKSILHEAQGNYNTALKLMSTDEVEATFETYFIQWVRLAFQAKKKPEVLKELIKWARHIAEWNREQQKNFLNYAAEVFRLALLQSYGISDLVYKQLINNGFNWEAFSNFIHGANIEDILEEISEADYHLSRNANSKILWTDMGIKLTRYIHRQP, encoded by the coding sequence ATGAATTGGGATCAAGTTATCGGGCAAGAAAAAATCAAGCAATCGTTATTAGAAAGCATTGAAGACGGCAGAGTGAGCCACGCCCAACTTTTTGTAGGGGAGGAGGGCTATGGCACGCTGCCACTCGCTTTGGCTTACGCTACAGAGCTCCTCAAACGCGAAAATGAATCTGCCGCAGAAAAAGTGAACCATCTGAACCATTTAGATGTCCATTTTTCATTTCCAGTGTTTAAAGATGACAAACACAAAGCCCAGAGCCAAGGCTTTTTCAACCAATGGCGAGAGATGATGTTAGAAAATCCTTACAGCCAGTATCAAGATTGGGTTAATCGCCTGAATGCCGAAAATAAGCAATTGTATATCTCCGTTAATGAGATGATGGCGAAAAGTGAAACCTTTAGTCTCAAGAGCTTTGAAGGCGGTACCAAGGTGCTCATCATTTGGAATGCAGACAAAATGCGCGAAGATGCCGCCAATAAATTCCTTAAATTCTTAGAAGAACCGCCAGAAAATACGGTGATTATCCTCACGGCAACTTCCACAGAAACCATGCTGCCCACCATTTTATCCCGCTGCCAGCTTACCCCAATTTATAGAATTAACGATGAGGATTTAGAAGCGGTATTATTAGACAAAATCTCTGATGAAAGCCACAGAAAATCCATACTCCACGAGGCGCAGGGCAACTATAACACCGCACTAAAACTGATGTCTACAGATGAGGTAGAAGCTACTTTTGAAACTTATTTTATCCAATGGGTGCGTTTGGCGTTTCAAGCGAAGAAAAAGCCAGAAGTGTTAAAGGAACTGATCAAATGGGCAAGGCATATTGCCGAGTGGAACCGCGAGCAACAGAAAAATTTTCTCAACTACGCGGCAGAGGTGTTTAGGTTGGCGCTATTGCAGAGTTATGGTATTTCTGATTTGGTGTATAAACAGTTGATAAACAATGGATTCAATTGGGAGGCGTTTTCTAATTTTATCCACGGCGCTAATATTGAAGATATTTTGGAAGAAATTTCGGAGGCAGATTACCACCTAAGCCGAAATGCCAATTCTAAAATATTATGGACGGATATGGGCATCAAGCTCACGCGCTATATCCATCGGCAACCTTAA
- the lpdA gene encoding dihydrolipoyl dehydrogenase, whose protein sequence is MNYDIIVIGSGPGGYVTAIRAAQLGFKTAIIEKENLGGICLNWGCIPTKALLKSAQVFKYINHAEDFGLNKVEASFEFPNVIQRSRGVANKMSKGIEFLMKKNKIDVIFGTAKIKKGKKVAVEKDGNTTEYSAEHIILATGARSRELPNLPQDGKKVIGYRQALSLPEQPKSMIVVGSGAIGVEFAYFYATMGTKVTIVEFMPNIVPVEDEEVSKHLEKSLKKAGIEVMTNASVESVDTSGEGVKAKVKTAKGEVTLEADIVLSAVGISANIENIGLEEVGIQTDKGRVLVNEWYQTSVPGYYAIGDLIPTQALAHVASAEGITCVEKIKGIPTETINYGNIPGCTYCSPEIASVGLTEKQAKEKGYEIKVGKFPFSASGKATANGDTDGFVKVIFDAKYGEWLGCHMIGNGVTEMVAEAVVARKLETTGHEILKSIHPHPTLSEAIMEAVAAAYGEVIHI, encoded by the coding sequence ATGAATTACGATATTATAGTGATAGGAAGTGGCCCTGGGGGCTATGTAACAGCCATTAGAGCGGCACAATTAGGGTTTAAAACCGCCATTATAGAAAAAGAAAATCTGGGAGGGATTTGTTTAAATTGGGGCTGTATTCCAACCAAAGCCTTGCTCAAATCAGCTCAGGTTTTTAAATATATCAACCACGCAGAAGATTTTGGATTAAACAAAGTAGAAGCCAGTTTTGAGTTTCCAAATGTGATCCAAAGAAGCCGTGGCGTAGCCAATAAAATGAGTAAAGGGATAGAGTTCCTAATGAAGAAAAACAAAATTGATGTAATCTTCGGAACTGCCAAAATTAAAAAAGGCAAAAAAGTGGCTGTGGAGAAAGATGGCAACACCACAGAATACAGCGCAGAGCATATTATTTTAGCCACGGGAGCACGCTCCAGAGAATTGCCGAATTTACCTCAAGACGGCAAAAAAGTGATTGGCTACAGACAAGCGCTATCGCTTCCTGAGCAACCTAAATCTATGATTGTGGTGGGCTCTGGCGCCATCGGCGTGGAGTTTGCGTATTTCTATGCCACTATGGGCACCAAGGTAACGATTGTAGAATTTATGCCGAACATCGTGCCAGTAGAAGATGAAGAGGTGTCTAAACATTTAGAAAAATCATTGAAAAAAGCGGGTATTGAGGTGATGACAAATGCTTCCGTGGAGTCTGTAGATACTTCGGGAGAAGGCGTGAAGGCAAAAGTGAAAACCGCAAAAGGCGAGGTTACTTTGGAGGCAGATATCGTGCTTTCAGCAGTGGGAATCAGCGCTAATATTGAGAATATCGGCTTAGAAGAAGTGGGCATTCAGACGGATAAAGGTCGCGTTTTGGTGAACGAGTGGTACCAAACTTCTGTACCTGGCTACTATGCCATCGGCGATTTAATCCCGACCCAAGCATTAGCCCATGTGGCATCTGCGGAGGGTATCACTTGCGTGGAAAAAATCAAAGGTATTCCTACTGAAACCATCAATTATGGCAACATCCCAGGTTGTACTTATTGTTCGCCAGAAATCGCTTCTGTAGGGCTAACCGAAAAGCAAGCCAAGGAAAAAGGTTATGAGATTAAAGTAGGGAAATTCCCATTCTCAGCCAGTGGTAAAGCCACAGCCAACGGCGATACAGATGGTTTTGTTAAGGTGATTTTTGATGCCAAATACGGCGAGTGGTTAGGCTGTCATATGATAGGCAATGGCGTTACAGAAATGGTTGCCGAAGCTGTAGTGGCGAGAAAATTAGAAACCACAGGTCACGAGATTTTGAAATCAATACACCCGCACCCAACGCTTTCAGAAGCGATTATGGAAGCTGTAGCCGCAGCCTATGGCGAGGTGATTCATATTTAA
- a CDS encoding SRPBCC family protein codes for MNLEGRKIIVNKSAKELSEMLKRPEDYKDLMPEGLQKFETVADGFKFGLKGMPEIALKIDEVKENERVVLKSASSSLDFALIGTMNPINENQTEVQLLFEGQFNPFIKMMVEKPLQNFINTLTDKIEQL; via the coding sequence ATGAATTTAGAAGGACGAAAAATTATCGTGAATAAATCGGCAAAAGAGCTTTCGGAAATGCTAAAACGCCCAGAAGATTATAAAGATTTGATGCCTGAGGGCTTGCAAAAATTTGAAACGGTAGCGGATGGCTTTAAATTTGGACTGAAAGGAATGCCTGAAATCGCCCTGAAAATAGACGAGGTTAAAGAAAATGAACGCGTGGTTCTAAAATCGGCGAGTTCCAGTTTAGACTTTGCTCTCATCGGGACGATGAACCCCATCAACGAGAACCAAACCGAGGTACAGCTTTTATTTGAAGGTCAATTTAATCCGTTTATTAAGATGATGGTGGAGAAGCCACTTCAAAATTTTATCAATACCCTTACGGATAAAATAGAGCAACTTTAA